One Microbacterium trichothecenolyticum DNA window includes the following coding sequences:
- the zwf gene encoding glucose-6-phosphate dehydrogenase: MVVEITPGHNPLRDPEDRRLSRIAGPSALVIFGVTGDLSRKKLMPAVYDLANRGLLPPGFALVGFARRDWEDQDFAQVVYESVKKFARTEFREETWKELLEGIRFVQGEFDDPEAFRRLRATVDKLDVERGTMGNHAYYLSIPPKAFPLVTTQLKASGLVGETADDTAGWRRVVIEKPFGHDLASARALNEVVESAFPADSIFRIDHYLGKETVQNILALRFANELYEPIWNRNYVDHVQITMAEDIGVGGRAGYYDGIGAARDVIQNHLLQLLALTAMEEPISFNAADLRAEKEKVLAAVRLPENLAEATARGQYAGGWQGGEEVLGFLEEDGMDPESVTETYAAIKLEINTRRWSGVPFYVRSGKRLGRRVTEVAVVFKRAPQQLFSRSQTQELGQNALVIRVQPDEGVTIRFGSKVPGDGTQVRDVTMDFGYGHAFTEASPEAYERLILDVLLGDPPLFPRHEEVELSWKILDPIEEFWAAQGGPLEQYSPGSWGPASADELLARDGRTWRRP, from the coding sequence ATGGTCGTAGAGATCACACCGGGTCACAATCCGCTGCGCGATCCCGAGGATCGCCGACTCAGCCGGATCGCGGGGCCGAGCGCCCTCGTCATCTTCGGCGTCACCGGCGACCTCTCCCGAAAGAAGCTCATGCCGGCGGTCTACGACCTCGCCAACCGCGGCCTGCTCCCGCCCGGGTTCGCGCTCGTCGGCTTCGCGCGCCGTGACTGGGAGGACCAGGACTTCGCCCAGGTCGTCTACGAGTCGGTGAAGAAGTTCGCGCGCACCGAGTTCCGCGAGGAGACTTGGAAGGAGCTCCTCGAGGGCATCCGGTTCGTGCAGGGCGAGTTCGACGACCCCGAGGCGTTCCGACGCCTGCGCGCCACGGTCGACAAACTCGACGTCGAGCGCGGCACGATGGGAAACCACGCCTACTACCTGTCGATCCCGCCCAAGGCGTTCCCGCTCGTCACGACGCAGCTCAAAGCGTCGGGCCTGGTGGGCGAAACCGCCGACGACACGGCGGGATGGCGCCGCGTCGTCATCGAGAAGCCTTTCGGGCACGACCTCGCCTCGGCGCGGGCCCTGAACGAGGTCGTCGAGAGCGCGTTCCCGGCCGACTCGATCTTCCGCATCGACCACTACCTCGGCAAAGAGACGGTCCAGAACATCCTGGCGCTGCGCTTCGCCAACGAGTTGTACGAGCCGATCTGGAACCGTAACTACGTCGACCACGTGCAGATCACCATGGCCGAAGACATCGGCGTGGGCGGCCGTGCCGGCTACTACGACGGAATCGGCGCGGCTCGCGACGTCATCCAGAACCACCTCCTGCAGCTGCTCGCGCTGACGGCGATGGAGGAGCCCATCAGCTTCAACGCCGCAGACCTGCGCGCCGAGAAAGAGAAGGTCCTGGCGGCAGTACGGCTGCCCGAGAACCTGGCCGAGGCGACCGCACGCGGGCAGTACGCCGGCGGCTGGCAGGGCGGCGAGGAAGTACTCGGCTTCCTCGAAGAAGACGGGATGGACCCCGAGTCCGTCACCGAGACCTACGCGGCCATCAAGCTCGAGATCAACACCCGCCGATGGTCGGGGGTGCCGTTCTACGTGCGCAGCGGAAAGCGTCTGGGCCGCCGGGTCACCGAGGTGGCCGTGGTGTTCAAGCGCGCGCCGCAGCAGCTGTTCTCGCGCAGTCAGACGCAGGAGCTCGGGCAGAACGCGCTGGTCATCCGCGTGCAGCCCGACGAGGGCGTGACGATCCGCTTCGGCTCGAAGGTCCCCGGTGACGGCACGCAGGTGCGCGACGTGACCATGGACTTCGGCTACGGACACGCCTTCACCGAGGCGAGCCCCGAGGCCTACGAGCGCCTCATCCTCGACGTGCTTCTGGGCGACCCGCCGCTGTTCCCTCGGCACGAAGAGGTCGAGCTCAGCTGGAAGATCCTCGACCCGATCGAGGAGTTCTGGGCCGCGCAGGGCGGCCCGCTCGAACAGTACTCGCCCGGGTCATGGGGGCCGGCATCCGCCGATGAACTCCTCGCCCGCGACGGCCGCACCTGGAGGCGCCCGTGA
- a CDS encoding glucose-6-phosphate dehydrogenase assembly protein OpcA, producing the protein MIIDLPDTTVSAISKKLVSVREEGGAVALGRVLTLIIVTHHGAEEEVIEAANDASREHPMRVIAVLFGDEDEAPRLDAQIRVGGDAGASEVVVLRAHGAAGSNAESLVTGLLLPDAPVVAWWPGEAPADPSRSAIGRIAQRRITDASSQTDPAAWVAELGEHYAPGDTDFAWTRVTRWREQLAAVLDQPPYEPVTAIRVRGAADSPSTSLLAAWLGMKLEAPVDYAYLPSEEWASGIKSVRLTRASGDTLLERPEPNVAVLTQPGQPTHDLAFPRRTLRECLAEELRRLDPDLLYGRVITEGHDLLIAASERGTS; encoded by the coding sequence GTGATCATCGACCTGCCCGACACCACCGTCAGCGCGATCTCGAAGAAGCTCGTCAGCGTTCGTGAAGAAGGCGGCGCCGTCGCCCTCGGACGCGTGCTGACGCTCATCATCGTCACGCACCACGGCGCCGAAGAAGAGGTCATCGAGGCCGCCAACGACGCCTCGCGAGAGCACCCGATGCGTGTGATCGCGGTGCTGTTCGGCGACGAAGACGAAGCTCCCCGGCTCGACGCGCAGATCCGCGTCGGCGGCGACGCCGGCGCGAGCGAGGTCGTAGTGCTGCGCGCCCACGGTGCCGCCGGTTCCAACGCCGAGAGTCTGGTCACCGGCCTGCTGCTGCCCGACGCCCCCGTCGTGGCGTGGTGGCCGGGCGAGGCTCCCGCCGATCCCTCGCGCTCCGCCATCGGTCGCATCGCGCAGCGCCGCATCACCGACGCGTCGTCGCAGACCGACCCCGCGGCATGGGTGGCCGAGCTCGGCGAACACTACGCTCCCGGCGACACCGACTTCGCCTGGACGCGGGTCACCCGCTGGCGCGAGCAGCTCGCCGCGGTGCTGGACCAGCCGCCGTACGAGCCCGTCACCGCCATCAGGGTCCGCGGCGCCGCCGACTCCCCCTCGACCTCGCTGCTCGCCGCCTGGCTGGGCATGAAACTCGAGGCGCCGGTCGACTACGCCTACCTTCCGTCCGAGGAGTGGGCCAGCGGCATCAAGTCGGTGCGCCTCACGCGCGCGAGCGGCGACACCCTGCTCGAGCGACCCGAGCCGAACGTCGCCGTGCTGACCCAACCCGGACAGCCGACGCACGATCTCGCCTTCCCCCGCCGCACTTTGCGCGAATGCCTCGCGGAAGAACTGCGTCGCCTCGACCCCGACCTGCTGTACGGTCGGGTCATCACCGAGGGGCACGATCTCCTCATCGCCGCCAGCGAACGGGGCACGTCGTGA
- the pgl gene encoding 6-phosphogluconolactonase, which translates to MTDGSLKQVIIQRDADTLAEYVATRFVNRIVKRVAEGKRMHVCLTGGTMGGAVLRTAARDPRLVDIDWSLVHFWFGDERFVPRDSDDRNEKQAREALLDELDIPAENIHAVASTDDGLDLDAAAIAYADELAQFAPSDRSENGPWPSFDICFLGVGPDAHIASLFPDRPEISVTDRATVPVRESPKPPSDRVSLTRPVINSSKRVWMVIAGADKAAALGLALAGASYQSVPAAGAKGRRRTAFFVDEAAADQVPPQLIDREY; encoded by the coding sequence GTGACCGACGGGTCCCTGAAGCAGGTGATCATCCAGCGCGACGCCGATACGCTCGCCGAGTACGTCGCCACGCGCTTCGTGAACCGCATCGTCAAGCGGGTGGCCGAGGGCAAGCGCATGCACGTGTGTCTCACCGGGGGCACGATGGGCGGTGCGGTGCTGCGCACCGCGGCTCGCGACCCGCGCCTGGTCGACATCGACTGGTCGCTGGTGCACTTCTGGTTCGGCGACGAGCGATTCGTCCCGCGCGACTCGGACGACCGCAACGAGAAGCAGGCGCGAGAGGCATTGCTCGACGAGCTCGACATCCCGGCCGAGAACATCCACGCGGTGGCCTCGACCGACGACGGGCTCGACCTCGACGCCGCGGCGATCGCCTACGCCGACGAACTCGCGCAGTTCGCCCCGTCCGACCGCAGCGAGAACGGGCCGTGGCCGTCGTTCGACATCTGCTTCCTCGGGGTCGGACCCGACGCGCACATCGCTTCGCTCTTCCCTGACCGTCCTGAGATCTCGGTCACCGACCGTGCAACGGTCCCGGTGCGCGAGTCGCCGAAGCCGCCGAGCGACCGCGTCTCGCTGACTCGTCCAGTCATCAACTCGTCCAAACGCGTCTGGATGGTCATCGCGGGTGCCGACAAGGCCGCGGCGCTCGGGCTCGCCCTCGCGGGTGCGAGCTACCAGAGTGTTCCCGCGGCCGGGGCGAAGGGTCGCCGACGCACGGCGTTCTTCGTCGACGAGGCCGCCGCCGATCAAGTGCCCCCGCAGCTCATCGACCGCGAGTACTGA
- a CDS encoding RNA polymerase-binding protein RbpA has translation MATGGNAIRGSRVGAGPMGEQDHGFHADRVAVSYWDALGNETVRYFAAGIPDAEIPETIDSPHSGLPAGRDKSNPPALAKAEPYKTHLAYVKERRTDEEAASLLDDALQQLRERRGQ, from the coding sequence ATGGCTACTGGTGGAAACGCCATCCGCGGCTCCCGCGTGGGTGCCGGCCCCATGGGCGAGCAGGACCACGGCTTCCACGCCGACCGTGTGGCCGTGTCGTACTGGGACGCCCTCGGCAACGAGACCGTGCGCTACTTCGCGGCGGGCATCCCCGACGCCGAGATCCCCGAGACGATCGACTCCCCGCACTCCGGTCTGCCCGCCGGCCGTGACAAGAGCAACCCGCCCGCCCTCGCGAAGGCCGAGCCCTACAAGACGCACCTCGCGTACGTGAAAGAGCGCCGCACCGACGAAGAGGCGGCATCGCTCCTCGACGACGCGCTGCAGCAGCTACGCGAGCGCCGCGGTCAGTAA
- the secG gene encoding preprotein translocase subunit SecG — protein MQILEFVLQVVLGVTSLLLTLLILLHKGRGGGLSDMFGGGMSSALGSSGLAERNLNRFTIVLALVWFVTIVGLGLLTKFAEI, from the coding sequence GTGCAGATTCTCGAGTTCGTCCTGCAGGTGGTCCTTGGTGTCACCAGCCTCCTGCTGACCCTGCTCATCCTGCTCCACAAAGGGCGCGGCGGCGGTCTGTCCGACATGTTCGGCGGCGGCATGAGCTCCGCGCTCGGTTCGTCGGGTCTTGCCGAGCGCAACCTCAACCGATTCACGATCGTGCTCGCGCTGGTGTGGTTCGTCACCATCGTGGGCCTCGGTCTGCTGACCAAGTTCGCGGAGATCTGA
- the tpiA gene encoding triose-phosphate isomerase: MGVTRTPLIAGNWKMNLDHLQAVAFVQKLHWTLKEAQHDDRSVEVAVFPPFTDLRTVQTLLDADKIPFALGAQDLSSHDSGAYTGEISGQFLAKLNARYVIIGHSERRQFHNETDEVVAAKTQAALRHGLAPVICVGETSEDLEKFGASAVPVGQLEVALEGVASDADIVVAYEPVWAIGSGQAATPDQAQEVCAKLRAVVADKLGADAAARTRVLYGGSVKSGNIAGFMREPDVDGALVGGASLVVDEFAAIIRYQKHVGV; this comes from the coding sequence ATGGGCGTGACCAGAACCCCCCTCATCGCCGGCAACTGGAAGATGAACCTCGACCACCTGCAGGCGGTCGCGTTCGTTCAGAAGCTGCACTGGACGCTGAAAGAGGCCCAGCACGACGACCGGAGCGTCGAGGTGGCCGTCTTCCCGCCGTTCACCGACCTGCGCACCGTGCAGACGCTGCTCGACGCCGACAAGATCCCGTTCGCCCTCGGCGCGCAGGACCTGTCGTCGCACGACTCCGGCGCTTACACGGGGGAGATCTCGGGGCAGTTCCTCGCCAAGCTGAACGCGCGGTACGTGATCATCGGTCATTCCGAGCGTCGGCAGTTCCACAACGAGACCGATGAGGTCGTCGCGGCCAAGACGCAGGCGGCCCTGCGTCATGGTCTGGCTCCGGTGATCTGCGTCGGTGAGACCTCGGAAGACCTCGAGAAGTTCGGCGCCAGCGCCGTGCCCGTGGGTCAGCTCGAGGTCGCGCTCGAGGGCGTGGCATCCGATGCCGACATCGTCGTGGCGTACGAGCCGGTCTGGGCCATCGGCTCGGGCCAGGCGGCGACGCCCGACCAGGCGCAGGAGGTCTGCGCGAAGCTGCGCGCCGTCGTCGCCGACAAGCTCGGCGCCGATGCAGCCGCGCGCACGCGCGTGCTCTACGGCGGTTCGGTGAAGTCGGGCAACATCGCCGGCTTCATGCGCGAGCCCGACGTCGACGGCGCACTGGTGGGTGGCGCGAGCCTCGTCGTCGACGAGTTCGCCGCGATCATCCGCTACCAGAAGCACGTCGGGGTCTGA
- a CDS encoding phosphoglycerate kinase: MALRTLESLGSLAGTRVIVRCDLNVPLKDGVITDDGRVRASLPTLNALINAGARVVVCSHLGRPDGAPDPKYSLEPVAQRLSELLGQPVAFARDTVGESAQDAVASLENGEVAVIENLRFNPGETSKDESERQAFARELAALGDALVSDGFGVVHRKQASVYDLAQIVPSAAGLLIQKELEVLDRLTENPERPYTVVLGGSKVSDKLGVIEHLLPRVDKLLVGGGMMFTFLVAEGYKVGSSLLEQDQIDTVKGYLATAKERGVEIVLPVDAVVAASFSADAEHVVADADALEDTAFGTSGLGLDIGPRTAEIFAEAIRSSRTVFWNGPMGVFEMKAFEAGTKTVAKALTEVDGLSVVGGGDSAAAVRQLGFADDEFGHISTGGGASLEFLEGKKLPGLEVLGWA; encoded by the coding sequence ATGGCTCTGCGCACCCTCGAATCGCTGGGGTCGCTCGCCGGCACGCGCGTCATCGTCCGTTGTGACCTGAACGTCCCGCTCAAGGACGGCGTCATCACGGACGATGGCCGCGTGCGCGCGTCGCTGCCGACCCTCAACGCATTGATCAACGCCGGCGCGCGTGTGGTCGTGTGTTCGCACCTGGGCCGCCCCGACGGCGCGCCCGACCCGAAGTACTCTCTCGAGCCGGTCGCGCAGCGCCTGTCCGAGCTGCTCGGTCAGCCCGTCGCGTTCGCGCGCGACACGGTCGGCGAGTCGGCTCAGGATGCCGTGGCCTCGCTCGAGAACGGTGAAGTCGCCGTCATCGAGAACCTCCGTTTCAACCCGGGGGAGACCTCGAAGGACGAGTCCGAGCGCCAGGCGTTCGCGCGCGAGCTCGCCGCCCTCGGCGACGCGCTCGTGTCGGACGGCTTCGGCGTGGTGCATCGCAAGCAGGCGAGCGTCTACGACCTCGCGCAGATCGTTCCTTCTGCGGCGGGCCTGCTCATCCAGAAAGAGCTCGAGGTCCTCGACCGCCTGACCGAGAACCCCGAGCGGCCCTATACGGTCGTGCTCGGCGGCTCGAAGGTCAGCGACAAGCTGGGCGTCATCGAGCACCTCCTTCCCCGCGTGGACAAGCTCCTGGTGGGTGGCGGCATGATGTTCACCTTCCTCGTCGCCGAGGGGTACAAGGTGGGCTCGAGCCTGCTCGAGCAGGATCAGATCGACACGGTGAAGGGCTACCTCGCCACCGCGAAGGAGCGCGGCGTCGAGATCGTCCTCCCGGTGGATGCCGTCGTCGCGGCGTCGTTCTCGGCCGACGCCGAGCACGTGGTCGCCGACGCCGATGCGCTCGAAGACACCGCATTCGGCACGTCGGGCCTCGGTCTCGACATCGGACCCCGCACGGCGGAGATCTTCGCCGAGGCGATCCGCTCGTCGCGCACCGTCTTCTGGAACGGTCCCATGGGCGTGTTCGAGATGAAGGCGTTCGAGGCCGGTACCAAGACGGTCGCGAAGGCGCTCACCGAGGTCGACGGCCTGAGCGTCGTCGGCGGCGGCGACTCGGCGGCGGCCGTGCGCCAGCTCGGCTTCGCCGACGACGAGTTCGGCCACATCTCCACCGGCGGCGGCGCCAGCCTGGAGTTCCTCGAAGGCAAGAAGCTCCCCGGACTGGAGGTCCTCGGATGGGCGTGA
- the gap gene encoding type I glyceraldehyde-3-phosphate dehydrogenase, producing MTVKIGINGFGRIGRNYLRAALAQGADLEIVAVNDLTDNKTLAHLLKYDSVGGVLAEEVSYTEDSITVGDKTIKVFEERDPANLPWGELGVDIVIESTGRFTKAEDAKKHVAGGAKKVLISAPASGDDATIVMGVNEETYNPETDVIISNASCTTNCLAPLAKVFNDAFGIERGFMMTAHAYTADQNLQDGPHSDLRRARGAAINIVPASTGAAKAIGLVLPELNGKLSGSSYRVPVPTGSIVDLTIVTPTEGLTADQINAVYKQAAAEGRLNGILQYTEDPIVSSDIQGNPHSSIFDAELTNVSGNLVKVSSWYDNEWGYSNRLVDLTEYVAERL from the coding sequence GTGACCGTCAAGATCGGAATCAACGGCTTCGGCCGTATCGGACGCAACTACCTCCGCGCGGCTCTCGCGCAGGGTGCCGACCTCGAAATCGTGGCGGTGAACGACCTCACCGACAACAAGACTCTGGCTCACCTCCTCAAGTACGACTCCGTCGGAGGCGTTCTGGCCGAAGAGGTCTCGTACACCGAAGACTCCATCACCGTCGGCGACAAGACCATCAAGGTCTTCGAAGAGCGCGACCCCGCCAACCTCCCCTGGGGTGAGCTGGGCGTCGACATCGTCATCGAGTCCACCGGTCGCTTCACCAAGGCCGAAGACGCCAAGAAGCACGTCGCCGGCGGCGCCAAGAAGGTCCTCATCTCGGCTCCGGCCTCGGGCGACGACGCCACCATCGTCATGGGCGTCAACGAAGAGACCTACAACCCCGAGACCGACGTCATCATCTCGAACGCGTCGTGCACCACCAACTGCCTCGCCCCGCTGGCGAAGGTGTTCAACGACGCCTTCGGCATCGAGCGCGGCTTCATGATGACCGCGCACGCCTACACCGCCGACCAGAACCTGCAGGACGGCCCGCACAGCGACCTCCGCCGTGCCCGCGGCGCCGCGATCAACATCGTGCCCGCCTCGACCGGTGCCGCCAAGGCCATCGGCCTCGTGCTGCCCGAGCTCAACGGCAAGCTGAGCGGCTCGTCGTACCGCGTTCCGGTTCCCACCGGCTCCATCGTCGACCTGACGATCGTCACGCCCACCGAGGGCCTGACCGCCGACCAGATCAACGCCGTGTACAAGCAGGCCGCTGCCGAGGGTCGCCTCAACGGCATCCTGCAGTACACCGAGGACCCGATCGTCTCGAGCGACATCCAGGGCAACCCGCATTCGTCGATCTTCGACGCCGAGCTGACCAACGTCAGCGGCAACCTCGTGAAGGTGTCGTCGTGGTACGACAACGAGTGGGGCTACTCGAACCGCCTCGTCGACCTCACCGAGTACGTCGCCGAGCGCCTGTAA
- a CDS encoding superoxide dismutase: MAKYTLPELPYDYSALEPHISATIMELHHSKHHQTYVNGANTTLDLLAEAREKGDFANINRLQKDLAFNLGGHTNHSIFWTNLSPNGGDKPTGDLEAAIDDQFGSFDAFRAQFTAAALGVQGSGWAGLFWDSIGQNLLIQQFFDQQGQIVAGTVPLLLLDVWEHAYYLDYKNVRADYVKAFWNIANWADAQERFAAAREKTAGLLVLS, translated from the coding sequence ATGGCGAAGTACACGCTGCCCGAACTGCCCTACGACTACTCGGCGCTGGAGCCGCACATCAGCGCGACCATCATGGAGCTGCACCACAGCAAGCACCACCAGACGTACGTCAACGGCGCGAACACGACTCTCGACCTGCTCGCCGAAGCGCGTGAGAAGGGCGACTTCGCGAACATCAACCGCCTGCAGAAGGACCTCGCGTTCAACCTCGGCGGTCACACCAACCACTCCATCTTCTGGACGAACCTCTCGCCCAACGGTGGCGACAAGCCCACCGGCGACCTCGAGGCGGCCATCGACGACCAGTTCGGTTCGTTCGACGCGTTCCGTGCGCAGTTCACCGCCGCCGCTCTCGGCGTGCAGGGCTCGGGCTGGGCGGGTCTGTTCTGGGACTCGATCGGCCAGAACCTGCTCATCCAGCAGTTCTTCGACCAGCAGGGCCAGATCGTCGCGGGCACGGTCCCGCTGCTGCTGCTGGACGTCTGGGAGCACGCGTACTACCTCGACTACAAGAACGTGCGCGCCGACTACGTGAAGGCGTTCTGGAACATCGCGAACTGGGCCGACGCCCAGGAGCGCTTCGCCGCTGCCCGCGAGAAGACCGCGGGTCTGCTGGTACTGTCGTAA
- the whiA gene encoding DNA-binding protein WhiA has protein sequence MPLTADVKAELITVRDPRPTARVAELTALLRFSGGLHSIANRVAVEAELDSDILARRVARDLMELYGVRPELHHVQGSGGRTGGHYAVRVIEAGETLARQTGLLDQRRRPVRGLPNKLTTGSRPDLSAIWRGAFLASGSLSDPGRSAALEISCPSSEAAMALVGAGHRIGIPAKAREVRGVPRVVVRDGEAIRGALYEMGARRTAGEWDQMRQRREVRAGVNRLVNFDDANLRRSAQAAVAACARVERALEILGDEVPDHLQQAGALRLAHRDASLDELGHHADPPLTKDAVAGRIRRLLAMADKKAEAEGIPGTEAAVPVGAED, from the coding sequence GTGCCCCTGACCGCCGACGTGAAGGCCGAGCTCATCACCGTCCGCGACCCGCGCCCGACAGCGCGCGTCGCCGAGCTCACCGCCCTCCTGCGCTTCTCCGGTGGTCTGCACTCGATCGCCAACCGCGTCGCCGTCGAGGCCGAGCTCGATTCGGACATCCTCGCCCGACGCGTCGCGCGCGATCTGATGGAGCTCTACGGCGTGCGGCCCGAGCTGCACCACGTGCAGGGCTCCGGTGGCCGAACGGGCGGTCACTACGCGGTCCGTGTCATCGAGGCGGGCGAGACCCTGGCGCGCCAGACGGGGCTGCTCGACCAGCGCCGCCGTCCCGTCCGCGGGCTCCCCAACAAGCTCACCACCGGATCCCGTCCCGACCTCAGCGCCATCTGGCGCGGCGCCTTCCTGGCCAGCGGCTCACTGAGCGATCCGGGTCGCTCGGCAGCGCTCGAGATCTCGTGCCCCTCGTCGGAGGCCGCGATGGCCCTCGTCGGCGCGGGTCACCGCATCGGCATTCCCGCCAAGGCCCGCGAGGTGCGCGGAGTGCCCCGCGTCGTCGTCCGCGACGGCGAGGCCATCCGCGGCGCTCTGTACGAGATGGGCGCCCGCCGCACGGCGGGGGAGTGGGACCAGATGCGCCAGCGCCGCGAGGTGCGCGCGGGCGTGAACCGCCTGGTCAACTTCGACGACGCCAACCTGCGCCGCTCGGCGCAGGCCGCGGTCGCCGCGTGCGCACGCGTGGAGCGCGCGCTCGAGATCCTCGGTGATGAGGTGCCCGATCACCTCCAGCAGGCGGGCGCGCTGCGCCTCGCCCACCGCGACGCGAGCCTCGACGAGCTCGGCCACCACGCCGACCCGCCGCTCACGAAGGACGCCGTGGCCGGGCGCATCCGCCGTCTGCTGGCGATGGCCGACAAGAAGGCCGAGGCCGAGGGCATCCCCGGCACCGAGGCGGCGGTCCCGGTGGGCGCGGAGGACTGA
- the rapZ gene encoding RNase adapter RapZ yields MDPGRDEPGDVLIVTGMSGAGRSTVANALEDLDWYVVDNLPPQMLRPLLELTELAGGAVPRVAVVVDVRGRSLFSDLPEAMRSLQAGRQVRVVFLDASDAVLVRRFEAVRRPHPLQGDGTILDGIRRERDRLAPVREAADVVIDTSSLNVHQLSLRTVALFGDEGAARHTVTLMSFGFKYGLPPDVDLVADMRFLPNPFWSEDLRPLTGEDPRVREYVLGQEGATQFLDAYATALRPVLEGYQRENKRHSVIAIGCTGGKHRSVVMTRELAARLSDVAGVAVRVAHRDLGRE; encoded by the coding sequence ATGGATCCGGGCCGCGACGAACCAGGGGACGTGCTCATCGTCACGGGCATGTCGGGCGCCGGGCGATCGACCGTGGCGAACGCGCTCGAAGACCTCGACTGGTACGTCGTCGACAACCTGCCGCCGCAGATGCTGCGCCCGCTGCTGGAGCTGACCGAGCTCGCCGGTGGGGCGGTGCCGCGCGTGGCGGTCGTCGTCGATGTGCGGGGTCGTTCGCTGTTCAGCGATCTGCCCGAGGCGATGCGCAGTCTGCAAGCGGGGCGCCAAGTGCGCGTGGTGTTCCTCGATGCCAGCGACGCGGTGCTCGTGCGACGTTTCGAGGCCGTCAGACGTCCGCATCCGCTGCAGGGCGACGGAACCATCCTCGACGGCATCCGCCGCGAACGCGACAGGCTGGCGCCGGTCCGCGAGGCCGCCGATGTCGTGATCGACACCTCGTCGCTGAACGTGCACCAGTTGTCGTTGCGCACGGTCGCCCTGTTCGGTGACGAGGGCGCGGCCCGCCACACGGTCACCCTGATGAGCTTCGGGTTCAAGTACGGTCTTCCGCCCGATGTCGACCTCGTCGCCGACATGCGGTTTCTGCCGAATCCGTTCTGGAGCGAGGATCTGCGTCCGCTGACCGGTGAAGATCCGCGCGTACGGGAGTATGTTCTCGGGCAGGAGGGTGCGACGCAGTTCCTCGACGCGTACGCCACGGCCCTGCGCCCGGTGCTCGAGGGCTATCAGCGTGAGAACAAGCGGCATTCGGTCATCGCGATCGGGTGCACCGGCGGCAAGCACCGCTCGGTCGTGATGACACGGGAACTGGCTGCACGTCTGTCCGATGTGGCGGGCGTCGCGGTACGGGTGGCTCATCGGGACCTCGGTCGAGAGTAG